The sequence CAGCAGTCGCAAATAAATCCGAAAATAAAAAACCAAATCGCCGCTATAATCAAACGTATAGTTTTATCTAAAACGCTCATTTTATCTCCTTTAAGCCAAAGCTTTTAGCATTCCGTTCATAACCATAGGTTTAAATCCGTAAATTTTAACCAGCCAACTCATATAGCTCTCCCTGGTAGCACCGAAGCACTCTAGCGTCGGAGCCGTTCCCTCCCAGTCAAACTCTACCATTATGGCCTTGCCGTATTTGGTGATAAAAGGGCAAGCCGTATATCCTGTAAATTTCTCGCTAGGTTCTCGTCCTTTTATCGTATCGGCTAAATTTTTAGCTAAGATCGGATACATTTTCCTAACGCTAGCTCCCGTTTTGCCGGCCGCAAATCCGCAAATATCGCCGATACCGAATATATTTTTAAATTTTGTACTTTGTAGGCTGTATTTATCGACGGCTAGGAAATTTAGCTTGTCGCCCTCTTTGGTTAGGCCGGCGCGAGCTAAAATTTCGCTTCCTTTTTGCTTAGGCGGCAAGTGAAGCCAGTCGTATTTTACGTCGATTAGCTCGGATGCGATTTTATCTTCGCCGTTTTGCCTATACGCCGTCCAAAACTCGAAAGTAGCGGTATTTGAGCTTTTATCGACGGCTACGATTTGGTGGCGAAGATTAAATTTTATCTTTCTTTTTATCATTATTTGAGTCATCGCCGCGGCATAAGTCGGATCGCCGAAAAGCTTGCCGCCGCCGACGTAAAGATTAACGCTGCCTTTATCGCGGTTACCGGCCAACCTCAGCCTATCTTCGCTCATGCATGTTACTTTTTTATTAGCGCCGCTACATTTCATTGGGGTTTTTTGATCACAAAATACCGCCGCGCCGCCGTTTTGAGAGAATTTTTTCATCAGCTCGTTGCTTTTTACGGCACCTTGTAGAGTGTAGACGGAGGATATGTTGCCGCTCGTATCGTTAATATCCTCTAAGCTCAGCCCCTTAACGGCCTCAAAATCGTATTCCACGCCGCTTGCTACGATTAGATAATCATACCCTAGTTCGCTCCCGTCGTCTAGGACGAGTAGATTGGCTTCGGGTTTTATCTCCGATACGTTTTTGCGTATCCACTCGGCTCCTTGCGGGATATAATCCGCTTTTTCGTAAACGACGTCGCTAGCTTCGTAAATTCCGACGGCAATTAGCGTAAAGCCCGGCTGGTAGTAAAATTTCTCGTCTTTATCCACGAGAATTACCTTGGCGTTAGGCATATCTCTTCTAAGTTTAGCCGCCAACGCGATACCGCTAAGTCCTGCGCCCATTATGACGATTTTAGAATTTATATCGTCGTTTTCGCCGCCCGTTGCCGAACAACCGCTCATACTCGCGGCTAGTCCCGCGGCCCCCATTAGCTTTAAAGCGTCTCTTCTTTGCAGTCCTTTCATAAATTCTCCTTTCAAACGAGTTTATGAAATGCTACATAAAAAAGGCCGCTCTCTCCGTAACAAAGTTACCTTAAAACGAGAATCTTAAGAAACAAGCCTTATTTCGCCGCGGCTTTGCGTTATTTGCCCGCTTCTCTCAAGCTCTTTTAGCACCCTAGATACCGCTTCTCTAGCGCTTCCTAGATGATTCGCCAGCTCTTCGTGAGTTATTTTTATAAAATTTTCGTTTAGATTTTCGATGCTTTGGGATAAAAAATTCATAATCCGCGCCGAAAGCGGCGAAAACAAAGCCTGCTCCATAACGTTTATCGTTCTGGCAAACCGATCGGCTACGATTTTTAGAGTAAAATTTAAAATGCTTGGATATTTTTCTTTAAGAGGTTTGTAAATTCGCGCCGGAATAACGATAATCTCGCTATCTTGCTCGATTTCGACGCTTACTTTATTTTCTAGCGAATTTATAGAACACGTATCGCACAGCACGCAACTCTCGTCTTTAGTTAGCCTAAATATCGTTATTTCCTTTGCGTTAGACGACACGAACGCCCTTAAAACGCCTTTTAGTATAAGGATAAATCCGAAGCAATCGTTTCCGGAGTAAAATATATCGCCCTTTTTTACGGTTTTTAGATACGCGTTAGCAAAGATCGCATTTAGATCCTCGCTTGCTAGATCGAAATTATTCGTAAACCTCTCGCGCAAAATTTCTTTTAACTCTTCGCTTAGCATTTTGCCCTTTCGTGACTTCGTTACAAAAATTTAACCTTATTATAGGTAATATTGCATAAAAATTTAATACGAAAAGAAAAACAATGCACGACGTTAAGAAAAACGACTCGCAAAGCAAAATAAAATCGCTGCCGATTATGCTTTTTGCCGGTACTATGGGGCTTGGAGGGCTTTGCGCGGCCTATAAGAAATTAAGCGAGATATTTGATTTACCGAGCGAGATATTCTCGGCGCTTAGAGCGTTAGACTGCACGGTATTTTGCCTACTTTCGGCGTTTTACTTCTTTAAGTTTTTAAAATTTAAAGAAGAGATAAAGGCCGAATTTTCGCACCCTATAAAGATAAATTTTTTCGGCGGATTTATCATCTCGCTTTTTCTTTTAGCTCTGGCCTACAAAGACGCGCCGCGACTATACTACTCGCTCTTTTACGCGGCTTTAGGCTTGCAAACGATTTTTACGCTTTACGTAATTTCTTTTTGGATTGACGAAAAATTCGATATCGCAATGCTAAATCCGGCATGGTTTATCCCCGTAGTGGGCAACTTGCTAATTCCGATCATAGCCGAAAAATCTCAAGAGATCTGGTATTATTTTAGTTTGGGGCTATTTTTCTGGATTATTTTATTCGCCGTTATATTTTACAGATTAGTCTTTTGCGATAGGTTAGCCGATAAATTCGTCCCGACGCTAGTCATTACGCTAGCGCCGCCGGCTATGGCGTTTTTAGGATACGTAAAATTAACCGAGCGATTCGACGCTTTTGCGGCGATACTGCTTAATATAAACGTATTTTTCGCCGCGCTTATACTTTTTTCGTATAAAAGATTTATTAAACTCAAATTCGCCCTATCGTGGTGGGCTTTTACCTTCCCGACGGCCGCTAGCTCCATAGCGTTTTTAAAAGCTTACGAAATTACGCAAAGCGATTTTTACTTAGTTTTAGGCGTCGGTGCTTTTGCGGCTCTAGTCGCTTCGATTTTGATAGTCGGATTTTTAACGGT is a genomic window of Campylobacter concisus containing:
- a CDS encoding DUF2892 domain-containing protein, with protein sequence MSVLDKTIRLIIAAIWFFIFGFICDCWLWTVGLIPLLTGYYGYCPLYKIFKKR
- a CDS encoding NAD(P)/FAD-dependent oxidoreductase, yielding MKGLQRRDALKLMGAAGLAASMSGCSATGGENDDINSKIVIMGAGLSGIALAAKLRRDMPNAKVILVDKDEKFYYQPGFTLIAVGIYEASDVVYEKADYIPQGAEWIRKNVSEIKPEANLLVLDDGSELGYDYLIVASGVEYDFEAVKGLSLEDINDTSGNISSVYTLQGAVKSNELMKKFSQNGGAAVFCDQKTPMKCSGANKKVTCMSEDRLRLAGNRDKGSVNLYVGGGKLFGDPTYAAAMTQIMIKRKIKFNLRHQIVAVDKSSNTATFEFWTAYRQNGEDKIASELIDVKYDWLHLPPKQKGSEILARAGLTKEGDKLNFLAVDKYSLQSTKFKNIFGIGDICGFAAGKTGASVRKMYPILAKNLADTIKGREPSEKFTGYTACPFITKYGKAIMVEFDWEGTAPTLECFGATRESYMSWLVKIYGFKPMVMNGMLKALA
- a CDS encoding Crp/Fnr family transcriptional regulator yields the protein MLSEELKEILRERFTNNFDLASEDLNAIFANAYLKTVKKGDIFYSGNDCFGFILILKGVLRAFVSSNAKEITIFRLTKDESCVLCDTCSINSLENKVSVEIEQDSEIIVIPARIYKPLKEKYPSILNFTLKIVADRFARTINVMEQALFSPLSARIMNFLSQSIENLNENFIKITHEELANHLGSAREAVSRVLKELERSGQITQSRGEIRLVS
- a CDS encoding SLAC1 anion channel family protein; translation: MHDVKKNDSQSKIKSLPIMLFAGTMGLGGLCAAYKKLSEIFDLPSEIFSALRALDCTVFCLLSAFYFFKFLKFKEEIKAEFSHPIKINFFGGFIISLFLLALAYKDAPRLYYSLFYAALGLQTIFTLYVISFWIDEKFDIAMLNPAWFIPVVGNLLIPIIAEKSQEIWYYFSLGLFFWIILFAVIFYRLVFCDRLADKFVPTLVITLAPPAMAFLGYVKLTERFDAFAAILLNINVFFAALILFSYKRFIKLKFALSWWAFTFPTAASSIAFLKAYEITQSDFYLVLGVGAFAALVASILIVGFLTVKSIINGEIFSEK